AATCGCTTGGCAAGCCGCTGCCCTGCTTTCTCCGTTTCAGAACCCAGATGGCACCGATGTTCCAAGCAATTCAACTGAAACTTTTTTAATGTGGGATGCCGAGAATTTCTATGTCGGTGTAAAAGCATATATGTCTGACGCCTTTCTTCCCTATATTTCACAGACACAGCAAGATTCGCCCATCTGGGGAGACGAGTGTATTGAAATCCTGATTGATCCTAACCCCAAAACTGATATCTACTATCATCTTGTTATTAATCCAATCGGTGCATCCTTTGATCAGCGTGTGAATACACCCGGAGAACCGAGTTTCCAGTTTGCCCCTCATGATGTTCAAGTTACTTTGAATCGGAAAACGATGAAAACCGTGTTTGACGCCGATAGCACATGGAACTCAAATGCAAAAGTTGGCAGCCAAATTAACGCCGCCTTCTGGAGTCTTGAAGTCGCTCTCCCGCGTAAAATGTTAGAGTCCTCCACAAAAACAGATGCACAGTCAACACCCGCTTTTGAAAACAAGTGGCTTTTTAACATCCATCGTAAGATGCATAGTAGCAATATGAAGAGTCTCATTCCTGCTACGTCCAGAGAATATAGTTATTGGCTGCCGATTTACGATACAGTGTATCCGTGGTGGCCCCACTCGCCACAGGAGTACACCGGACCGCTCTCGGGACGCTATGGTCCAGCGATGGGTATTTTGCAGTTCGTAACGACACCGAGCACTTCTGAAGACTTCGTATCCGAAGAGAAATTCAGGGTTGAGGCCATTGAAATCAAAGGGAACACCACAATTCCGACAGAGGTCATTCAACGACATCTTCCGATCCAGCCTGAAGATGTCATTACAGGTCCACAACTTTCTTGGCTCATCACGGAATTACGGGAACACGGTTGGTTTCAAGATGTGCGTTTGGAAACGAAGCAGGTCGACGGTGGTAGTGAAGAATCAATCGGCACTCAGAAACCGGAAGGTCTTGTTTCACCAGACACCGCTTTACCGACAACCGACAACCGAAAGGATTTTCGTAGACAGGGAAGCCCACACGGACTTCATACCGTTGATTCATCCGAAACGAGAACCATTCCAAGTATCAGTTTGCATATCCGAGTTACGGAAGCGCGTGTACTTTTTGCCCAGCAAATTAAGATCGCAGGGAACAAGAGTTTCCCCTCACAATTTATCAAGGAGTGGTTTCAGTTAGAATCCGGTTATCTTGCCCCTACTGTCCTTAGACTGAAGCAACAATTAATTGCTGACTTCTATTCAAATCGTGGGTATGAATTCGCCACGGTTACACATCAATCTGTCAATGATGTCCTTGAATTCAGCATTGACGAGGGCACATTGCACGAAATTCGTTTCACTGGAAACAGTCGGATCTCGCGGGCAGAACTATTGTCAGCACTTGACTTAAAGACTGCAGCAGGTGATGGAGAACAGGATTCGCAAGTTTCCGATATTTACTATCATGCCCTCGGTCAGTCAAAGATAAACCGTATGCGTAAGGAACTCAGTGAAAACAGTGAGCATTTCAAATCGATTCGGAATTGGCATGTCCAACGTGAGGGTGGAAAAAACGTCATGATTGTCGATATTGAAGAGCAGCCGTTCGCCAGACCCGGTGGTTTCCCGATTCTTCAATTCAATCGTGTTCACGGGTTAATGCTCGGCGCGGGTGGGACCCTCTCGACGCACCTCACGGGCAAAGAGGAGGTTTTCGGTTCTATCAGCCGTGGATTTTCGAGCAAGACATGGAATTATCACGCCGGTATCGAAAAGAGTTTCTTTAAACGGAAACTTCTCAGATTCGGAGGGAGTTTCTATAAACTCACCGATGTCAGTTCTAATCTCTATCTACATCAAGGTGATGCTACCCTGAGTGCCACCTATGATGGTTCAGCACTTCAGGATTATTATCAACGTCAAGGCTCACAAGGGTGGATAACTTACGCCCCCTCCGAATGGTCGTATTTTAGACTGGAGTTCACTGGAGAAAGGCACGACAATCTTTCCAAATCAACGGATTGGAGTTACTTAAACCGAAATCTGATCAAGCGGGGAAATTCACGGATTAAGCGTGGACAATTGAGAAGCCTTTCTCTCGTTTATGCATTTGATACACGGGATCATAGGGCTACTACCATACGACATTTCCACACGCTGTTTTCTGCAAATGAGCGAACTCGGCGGGGTTGGCGGGGTCAATTCGCAGTCGAGATAGCAGGACACGGTTTCGGCGGAGATTACGACTTCAATTTCTATCGGTTTGAGGTGGCACGCTACACCCCTTTATCGGGTCCACACCACCTGAACGTTCGGATCGCGGGTGATTTCGCCGCTGCCGCCTTGCCACGGCAACGGCTCCTTCACCTTGGGGGTGGTAATACCCTGCGCGGTCACGACTCTAACCTATTCGCTGGGGATAATCGGCTTCTCCTTAACCTTGAGTATCGGCTCATCCAAGAGACAATCCCCAGCGGACAAGATGCCGTGTTCGGGTGGACACTTAGCTGTTTCTTGGATACAGGCAGTGTGTGGTGGCATGATGATGCCCCTTTTTCCGATCTTGAAAATTTTATGACGCGGCTCAAAACATCCATCGGTGTCGGATGCTCCGTTTTCATAGACCCATTCGGGAATCCCCCACCGTGGAGTCTTGCGCTTGAAGTGGCAGAACCACTGGATGCATCTTTTTCCTTGCGAAATCCGAGCATCATTTTGCGCTTGGATCGGATGTTCTAATAGCTGTCGGCTATCTGATTTATCCTGATTATCGAAGATTTTATTACCATAACCCAAGTTGCTACTAACAGGTTTTTCGCATTTCAGAAAGCTTTTTTGTCTCTTTCCTCACCCCAGAGGGGTGGTATGTCTATAAAAGGGGCGCATTTAAGCGAATTGCACTCCAGCGGAGTGCTATGTATGTAAATAAGTGGCAACTTGGGTTACCATAGTAAATCACAGTAATCACAAGAATCCTGGTCTATCATAGTAAATCACAGTAAATTATAGTAATCCTGGTGAAAAATATGAAGACAACACAACTCTATTCTATCCATGAACAACTCGGCGCAACATTCGAGAAAAAGCATTCAGATTGGAATATTGCCACCGAGTTCACTGATGCTATTTCCGAACACCATGCTGTCAGAAATAGTGTCGGTATTGCTGACGTGTCCTATCGAGGTAGACATCAATTAACCGGTGAAGACCGAGCGAAATTTCTACATCGTATCATCTCCAACGATGTTGAAAACCTCTCAACTGGACAGGGCACTTACGCCACGCTTTTAACGCATCGCGGTAAAATTATAGCGGATATGAGTCTCTCTATTCTTGAGGACGCAATCCGTATCGACACCGCCCCTGAAACCACAGAAAGTCTTTTCAATGAATTGGATAAGTATATTATCGCTGATGATGTTGAATTTTCGGATGTAACCGCCGAAACTGGGGCAATTGCCGTTTACGGCCCGAAATCAGCGGACCTGGTGCAATCTGTGCTCGGTATAGATGAACTCGCTACGCTGCCCGAGCGGTCCAACTACTTTCGTGAAGCAGACGCCCTCTTTCAACACGCAATCGTCTGCGTCAGAACAGATAGCACGGGTGAGATAGGGTGGACGCTTTATACCGCTGCCGACGCATTAGTATCGCTGTGGGAGACATTGATGACCGAAGGGACGCGCTTTAACGCGCAACCGATCGGTTGGAATGCTCTTGAGTCGCTCCGCATTGAAGCAGGCGTGCCAAGATACGGAACGGAATTGACCGATGCTGTTATCCCACTTGAGGCTGAGTTGGAACACGCTATCGACTTTGAGAAAGGCTGTTATATTGGGCAGGAGATTGTCGCGCGTATGAAATACCGGGGACACCCAAATCGTCTCTTGCGCGGTATTGAAATGGACGCC
This genomic window from Candidatus Poribacteria bacterium contains:
- a CDS encoding aminomethyl transferase family protein, with protein sequence MKTTQLYSIHEQLGATFEKKHSDWNIATEFTDAISEHHAVRNSVGIADVSYRGRHQLTGEDRAKFLHRIISNDVENLSTGQGTYATLLTHRGKIIADMSLSILEDAIRIDTAPETTESLFNELDKYIIADDVEFSDVTAETGAIAVYGPKSADLVQSVLGIDELATLPERSNYFREADALFQHAIVCVRTDSTGEIGWTLYTAADALVSLWETLMTEGTRFNAQPIGWNALESLRIEAGVPRYGTELTDAVIPLEAELEHAIDFEKGCYIGQEIVARMKYRGHPNRLLRGIEMDADLTQQDCQKLSSDARVFNNDKEVGWITSATFAPTLNKSIALGYVRMAVTEAGSQVQIETSTGPVEGTVVLLPFSA